In one window of Episyrphus balteatus chromosome 3, idEpiBalt1.1, whole genome shotgun sequence DNA:
- the LOC129914445 gene encoding opsin Rh2, with the protein MDGLNEIFNFGPRYAAQYANESVLDRVTPDMAHLVNPYWSRFPPMEPIWNQILGVFTFIIMIISCVGNGLVVYIFGGTKSLRTPANMLVINLAFSDFCMMLTQSPIMIINFYYETWILGPLMCDFYALCGSMFGCVSIWSMCMVAFDRYNVIVKGVSGTPMTIKLATMKILFIWTFATLWTVTPMLGWSRYVPEGNLTACSIDYMTRDWNPRSYLIMYSLFVYYTPLFLICFSYWFIIAAVSAHEKAMREQAKKMNVKSLRSSEDTEKSAEAKLAKVALTTISLWFAAWTPYLVICYYGLFKIDGLTPFATIWGATFAKTSAVVNPIVYGISHPKYRIVLKEKCPCCVMGSTEEKAPAAAAGGGGSDGNADTNTEAESKA; encoded by the exons ATGGACGG attaaatgaaatttttaattttgggcCAAGATATGCGGCTCAATATGCAAATGAATCTGTTCTGGATCGA GTCACTCCCGACATGGCTCATCTGGTCAATCCCTATTGGAGTCGATTCCCACCCATGGAACCAATATGGAATCAAATCTTGGGAGTTTTCACCTTCATCATTATGATCATCTCGTGCGTGGGTAATGGCCTTGTTGTCTACATCTTCGGTGGCACCAAATCCCTACGCACGCCTGCCAATATGCTTGTCATCAACTTGGCCTTCTCCGATTTCTGCATGATGCTTACCCAATCACCCATCATGATTATCAATTTCTATTACGAAACTTGGATTCTGGGCCCGCTCATGTGCGACTTCTACGCCCTCTGTGGCTCAATGTTTGGTTGTGTTTCGATTTGGTCAATGTGCATGGTTGCCTTTGACAGATACAATGTCATTGTGAAAGGAGTCTCTGGCACACCAATGACCATTAAGCTAGCTAccatgaaaattctatttatttgGACGTTTGCAACTCTGTGGACAGTAACACCCATGCTCGGATGGAGTCGTTACGTACCAGAAGGAAATCTGACCGCATGCAGCATCGATTATATGACAAGAGACTGGAATCCCAGATCGTATCTCATCATGTATTCCTTGTTCGTTTACTACACGCCATTGTTTCTCATATGTTTCTCCTATTGGTTTATCATTGCG gctgTATCGGCCCACGAGAAGGCAATGCGGGAACAGGCTAAGAAGATGAACGTCAAGTCCTTGCGTTCTTCGGAGGACACGGAAAAGAGTGCCGAAGCCAAGCTGGCGAAAGTGGCTTTGACAACCATCTCACTGTGGTTCGCCGCATGGACACCGTATCTGGTGATATGCTACTACGGATTATTCAAAATCGATGGTCTTACCCCGTTTGCAACCATTTGGGGTGCCACATTTGCAAAGACTAGTGCTGTTGTTAATCCCATTGTTTACGGGATAAG TCATCCGAAGTATCGAATTGTGCTGAAGGAAAAGTGTCCTTGCTGTGTGATGGGATCGACAGAGGAAAAGGCACcagctgctgctgctggtggTGGTGGTTCTGATGGAAATGCCGATACAAATACTGAAGCTGAAAGTAAAGCGTAA